In Candidatus Poribacteria bacterium, a single genomic region encodes these proteins:
- a CDS encoding PIG-L family deacetylase, translating into MRVLAIAAHPDDLETACAGTLAKYALAGHTVIMSNLCDGALGGNIPKAELAALRRKEAEASAAIIGAEYIPPLFEDLDIYPDKAARQKVAEVIRQARPDIIITHPPVDYAPDHVAASQLVFDASFLATLPNYESDTGTEVHPSLGPVFYMESFGGHEFQPTIWVDITQTFELKQQMLESHESQVKWLKEWRGTDLVARMEVQSRYRGMQCGVQYAEAFCALYAARRVPAHDLLPIGGS; encoded by the coding sequence ATGCGAGTGCTTGCTATCGCCGCTCACCCCGACGATTTGGAAACTGCTTGTGCGGGAACATTAGCCAAGTACGCGTTGGCTGGTCACACAGTGATTATGTCCAATTTGTGCGATGGAGCCCTCGGTGGTAACATCCCCAAGGCGGAATTGGCTGCCCTCCGTCGCAAAGAAGCGGAGGCGTCAGCAGCTATCATCGGGGCTGAGTATATCCCACCCTTGTTCGAAGATCTGGATATCTATCCAGATAAAGCTGCTCGTCAAAAGGTGGCAGAAGTAATTAGGCAGGCACGCCCAGACATTATCATTACCCATCCACCGGTAGATTATGCGCCAGATCATGTCGCAGCGAGTCAGTTAGTTTTCGATGCCTCGTTCCTCGCCACGCTGCCTAACTATGAAAGCGACACAGGCACCGAAGTCCATCCATCGTTGGGGCCTGTCTTTTACATGGAATCTTTCGGCGGTCATGAATTTCAACCGACTATCTGGGTTGACATTACCCAGACCTTCGAGTTAAAGCAGCAGATGCTTGAAAGCCATGAAAGCCAAGTAAAATGGCTGAAAGAATGGCGTGGAACGGATCTCGTTGCCCGGATGGAGGTACAATCTCGCTATCGCGGTATGCAGTGCGGCGTCCAGTATGCCGAAGCCTTCTGTGCCCTGTATGCTGCTAGGCGTGTGCCAGCCCATGACCTACTCCCAATAGGAGGATCATAA
- a CDS encoding sugar phosphate isomerase/epimerase gives MSKKLKVAITAWEFPWLSIDEICQKAQNYGLEYIDCIAPARDTLPDFKRALEKYGIRPGAIGGTAKGGSIKMNASTQADIPELHGNFIEAIETAAELGASYVISYYGGNLAYDAKASMQRYKRNMQPVMEAAEKHNVTIIIETEYNQVATDVTRTADGTLDLVEFMDSAHFQVNFDPCNLFIAGEEGFPYAYDVLKPYIRHVHLKDATKYDPARHGRKYRKDLQTDARGSWICVALGQGGLNMEGLLKQLQADDYAGIMAIELHTLRELTERVFDDSIQYLKDHGVL, from the coding sequence ATGTCGAAAAAACTAAAAGTTGCAATCACCGCTTGGGAATTCCCTTGGCTCAGTATAGATGAGATCTGTCAGAAAGCCCAAAACTATGGACTGGAGTACATAGATTGCATTGCTCCTGCGCGAGACACCCTGCCTGACTTCAAGCGAGCGTTAGAAAAGTACGGTATACGTCCCGGAGCCATCGGAGGTACAGCCAAGGGGGGTTCCATCAAGATGAACGCTAGCACACAGGCTGACATCCCCGAACTACACGGCAATTTTATTGAAGCGATTGAGACCGCAGCCGAGCTAGGTGCCTCTTATGTCATCAGTTATTACGGCGGCAATCTTGCCTACGATGCCAAAGCCTCCATGCAACGTTACAAGCGTAACATGCAGCCTGTCATGGAAGCTGCCGAAAAACACAATGTAACAATCATCATTGAAACAGAGTATAATCAGGTTGCTACCGATGTGACTCGCACGGCGGATGGCACGCTGGATTTGGTTGAGTTTATGGATTCGGCACACTTTCAGGTGAACTTCGATCCGTGTAACCTGTTCATTGCAGGTGAGGAAGGCTTTCCTTACGCCTACGATGTGCTGAAGCCCTACATCCGCCATGTCCATTTGAAAGATGCGACAAAATATGATCCAGCGCGGCACGGTCGTAAGTACCGCAAAGATCTGCAAACGGATGCGCGTGGGAGTTGGATCTGTGTGGCACTCGGACAAGGGGGGCTCAACATGGAGGGACTCCTCAAGCAGCTTCAGGCTGACGATTATGCGGGGATCATGGCGATCGAGTTGCACACGCTGCGAGAGTTGACGGAAAGGGTCTTTGACGACAGTATTCAGTATCTGAAAGATCACGGGGTGCTGTAA
- a CDS encoding DegT/DnrJ/EryC1/StrS family aminotransferase, with product MSKGQSGSSRSGFRAAYRPPEGVTYKVKNSYFGSEYDEEEYEAVLEAMQQEWLTNGPQTAAFEEAFAAYTGTQYAFTTSNCTAALHIGADLMRLNPEDEVITTPITFIATSQPILARGAKVVFADVDARTFNIDPASIAEQITDRTRAIFLVHDGGHPCDMDPIMALAHKHNLLVLEDAARAVGAEYKGRKVGSFGDIGTFSFHSIKNMTTLGEGGMLTTSRDDYASITPMLRSMGVKYFFEFEEDELPDDETIRNFSFDVVEPAGVIPRNNRMNESQAAVGRVQLRKLESLNKRRRAAAHYLTERLEEIDEITPPYEDPDCKHVFHLYNILFDGSKFGATLPDFRHILNHEEGIQTAPGCNMPNYLHQIYRVRGYQRGLCPIAERAHEASVGLPMYPRLTQDDLDTIVAAVKSTVYKLKHR from the coding sequence ATGAGCAAAGGACAGTCAGGTTCAAGTCGCAGCGGTTTCCGGGCAGCATACCGCCCACCTGAAGGCGTTACCTACAAGGTTAAAAACTCCTACTTCGGTAGTGAATATGATGAGGAAGAATATGAAGCTGTCCTAGAGGCAATGCAGCAGGAGTGGTTGACCAACGGTCCTCAGACAGCTGCCTTCGAAGAAGCATTCGCTGCCTATACCGGTACCCAGTATGCTTTTACCACTAGCAACTGCACAGCAGCACTGCATATCGGTGCGGATCTGATGCGTCTAAATCCGGAGGATGAGGTCATCACGACACCGATTACCTTTATCGCAACATCACAGCCAATCTTGGCACGGGGTGCGAAGGTGGTTTTCGCCGATGTGGATGCGCGGACATTTAACATCGATCCTGCGAGCATCGCTGAACAGATCACCGATCGTACGCGGGCGATTTTTCTAGTTCATGACGGCGGCCATCCGTGTGACATGGACCCAATCATGGCACTCGCCCACAAGCACAACTTGTTGGTACTGGAAGATGCCGCTAGAGCAGTCGGTGCAGAATATAAGGGACGTAAGGTCGGATCTTTCGGTGATATTGGCACCTTCAGCTTCCATTCTATTAAGAACATGACCACCTTGGGCGAGGGCGGGATGCTCACAACCAGTCGAGATGACTATGCGTCCATAACGCCGATGCTGCGGTCAATGGGAGTCAAATACTTCTTTGAATTTGAGGAGGATGAACTGCCTGATGATGAGACCATCCGTAACTTCTCCTTCGATGTTGTCGAACCAGCAGGCGTTATCCCACGGAACAATCGAATGAATGAGTCGCAAGCGGCGGTGGGACGGGTCCAGTTGCGCAAGTTGGAGAGTTTGAACAAACGGCGTCGCGCGGCTGCCCACTATCTGACTGAACGCTTGGAGGAGATTGACGAAATTACGCCGCCCTACGAAGATCCGGATTGCAAGCATGTCTTCCACCTCTACAACATTCTGTTCGATGGATCGAAATTCGGTGCGACCTTGCCCGATTTTCGCCATATCTTGAATCATGAAGAGGGCATTCAAACGGCTCCTGGTTGCAACATGCCAAACTATCTACACCAGATCTACCGTGTACGCGGTTACCAACGCGGTCTATGCCCTATAGCAGAACGCGCCCACGAGGCATCTGTAGGGCTGCCTATGTATCCGCGTCTCACCCAAGATGATCTAGATACTATCGTGGCTGCGGTTAAATCCACGGTCTATAAGTTAAAACATCGCTAG
- a CDS encoding VOC family protein, translating to MSHIDIQAIAHLGIPVSDIDQSLQFYHEALGLEIISVREVSGERISAGVQVPAAQIKIALLEAGNARLELLQYLNPVGVPFDRQNNDVGATHIALNVADLQVTYDRLQALGVPCNTAPFPSSYPEGWGWFYARDPDGITVEFNGPLN from the coding sequence GTGAGTCATATAGACATACAAGCCATCGCTCATCTTGGAATCCCGGTGAGCGACATAGATCAATCCCTTCAGTTCTACCATGAAGCACTCGGACTGGAGATTATATCCGTTCGCGAGGTGTCAGGTGAACGCATATCGGCTGGGGTACAGGTACCGGCTGCTCAGATTAAGATTGCGTTGCTTGAAGCAGGGAATGCCAGATTGGAGCTGCTCCAGTACCTTAACCCCGTTGGGGTGCCATTTGACCGTCAGAATAACGATGTCGGTGCAACCCATATTGCCTTGAACGTAGCAGATCTCCAAGTTACCTACGACCGACTACAAGCGTTAGGTGTACCTTGTAATACAGCGCCTTTTCCAAGTAGTTATCCAGAAGGTTGGGGGTGGTTTTACGCTCGTGATCCGGACGGCATTACAGTGGAATTTAATGGTCCCCTGAACTGA
- a CDS encoding 3-hydroxyacyl-CoA dehydrogenase family protein — translation MNVDNIAVIGAGTMGHGIAQVFALAGFQIALTDNDDKILGNALPRIRDNLQTCIAHNFVSEDEASVVPSRITLTPDLADAASEADFIVEAVFEDLAVKHEVLRQLEAHCSTHTIITSNSSSFRVADMAIALNQPERFLVTHFWNPPHLIPLVEVVHGEQTSAEAIETTSLLLKVAGKYPAQVRKDVPGFVGNRLQHALRREAIAIVADEIATPEDVDLIARLSFGLRMPVIGPLETADLGGLDLTLAIQTYLLPELDRSTEPTQLVRDKIAQGELGAKTGKGFYDWSPDKLAEAIQQRDEALLEILTWFRNRDLI, via the coding sequence GTGAACGTCGACAACATCGCAGTCATCGGGGCAGGTACAATGGGGCACGGTATCGCTCAAGTTTTTGCGCTGGCGGGCTTTCAGATTGCCTTGACTGACAATGACGATAAGATTCTAGGTAACGCCCTACCGCGGATCCGGGACAATCTTCAAACTTGTATTGCACACAACTTCGTAAGTGAGGATGAGGCATCAGTTGTGCCTTCACGCATCACCCTTACTCCTGATTTAGCGGATGCAGCGTCCGAAGCTGATTTTATCGTCGAAGCGGTCTTTGAAGATCTTGCCGTCAAGCACGAGGTACTTCGTCAACTGGAGGCACATTGCTCGACGCACACCATCATTACTAGTAACAGTTCTAGTTTCCGCGTCGCCGACATGGCAATTGCACTGAACCAACCTGAACGGTTTCTAGTTACTCACTTCTGGAATCCGCCCCATCTGATTCCATTGGTAGAGGTTGTGCATGGAGAACAGACCTCTGCTGAAGCCATCGAAACGACAAGTCTATTGCTGAAGGTGGCTGGGAAGTATCCGGCGCAGGTTAGGAAAGACGTCCCCGGTTTCGTGGGCAATCGTCTGCAACACGCTTTGCGTCGAGAAGCAATCGCTATCGTAGCCGATGAAATTGCTACACCCGAAGATGTAGATCTCATTGCTAGGTTGAGCTTTGGGCTGCGGATGCCGGTGATTGGTCCGTTGGAGACCGCAGACTTGGGCGGTTTGGATCTCACGCTAGCAATTCAAACTTACCTTCTACCTGAACTCGATCGCTCTACTGAGCCTACACAACTGGTCCGAGACAAGATTGCACAGGGTGAATTAGGGGCAAAGACGGGTAAAGGATTTTACGACTGGTCTCCAGATAAACTTGCCGAGGCAATTCAACAGCGTGACGAGGCTCTCTTGGAAATACTCACATGGTTTAGAAATCGTGATTTAATCTAG